The genomic segment attagaaAGCAAATACCTTTGAATTCATCTTCCCACACACCATAGTTATTTGTGAAGGGAAGATCAGGACCTATAAGCCCAACATTCAGGCCTAGCTTAGCTGACTCAGCAGCAAGAGCTAGGCCAGCAGGTCCACAGCCAATTACCACCAAATCCAGTATATTATCTTCCGTTGATATTCTTGGCAACTGCAAATGTATGTGTAGATATGCTGGTAAAAAATTCGATAAAGATGTTAACTGGAATTCtacaagaagaagtttaccCATTCGGCTCAGAGCATGAATATATACACCCACACGCACATACACATCAGATTATACATATAGCTTAAGACTCAAAGTAAGTGAAAACAAGCTAAATTCCAACTAAATTACACTACCAAGTCATAGTTTCCATGCTCAACCAGAAAATTATTTTGGCTACACCAGAAAAACAACTTTAGCCTCTATTCCCTTTCAAGTTTTATTTGGTCTTGTTTTCCACAAGTTTCATGTAACATGTTTCCCTCAATGCTTTATAACCACGACAAATTTAGAGTTTGCTGATACATCCACTTGATAGAAATAATTTCCCTTTACATAAGGCGTTTACTCGTCCATCCTTGTTAGCAAATAGATCTCAAGATCTTCAACATCACACTTCTGGTCAGAAGTCAGAGCATACAATTAGACTGGTGAATGGCATTGCTTTGCGcaaatattgttgtaatattaTTTTCTTCTTCGGAGTTATTCAAGATAAACGAGATAGACAAAGTAATAGGTACAAAATTTTCTCGATCATTAGGATGAAGGATATAAAGTTTAGGCCACCATTTTTAGGTCTTTTCGTGAAGTATGGACAATCTATAAGTGGCAAAATTTCTAAAGCTACCAACACAAGCTACTTTACTCTTCTCTCCTTTCTTCTTCTCTTGTTCTTCAAACAGTGACCTACGGACAAAAATACCATAATTGAGAAAGAAACAAGCAGAATGAGATAAAAATTTGCTTAATTTTATGAATCCTCTCCTGGATGAGAACTTTGAGGTGGAGTTCTATCAACACAAGATCGGGTTGCTAGTTCATTTCTCATTACATCATGCACCAACTCAACTCCAACAAGCGCAAATCAACATAGAAGTCTAGTCCGCAACCCCTATGAGTTCCCACATCCAGGCACATTCAGTTCTCCTTACTAAAAGTTGGCAAGTTCAATTTATTGAGGGCAATGGCCAAACCATGAGCCTTTagcttatttttttatatatataataaagttACTGTGATCTTCCTGCCAACAAGAAAATATCAAGCATGATAGTGCTCGGAGAGAAATCAGAAGCTCTCTCGTACAGAATATCAATTATCTGGTAACAAGATTCACTTTAAAATACTAGTTTTCCTCAATGCACACAATTTCACACTTGAAGGAACAGCTGGGGGACACCACGTATAACCGAAAAAATTTCAAGTCAATGAGCCAAATATGATAATTTAAGCCATTTATCcagatttaaaaattaaaacaagACTGTGCGGAGCATCATTGCGTTCTTGTAAGAACAGTTCTACACAAATCTCCACATAATATGAAGAATTAATGCATGATACCAATGATAACAGTAATACAAACTGAAATATCTAAAAACAAGAAATATAAACAACAAAGCCGCCAAGAAGGTAACACAAAAAAACAACTCACCTTATCCGAAAGCTTAGATTGCTGATCCATGTCCTTGTTCCGCTGCATTTGGACAAAAAAAAGCTCGGACCCACCAGCCTTCACATAATCTTCTTCATCAGCAAAATCTTCTTTCACAGGCAAAGCCAAACAGCTCTCACTCCCAGCACTCGTACCCCTACAGCTCACTCTCAGGCCAGCTGATACACACGAACtgtatctatttataggaaagcCCATTTCATATCTCAGGCCATTTTTATGCAAAGTACTAGTGATTGGGTAAATAGAGACCACCATTGCTGCCATGTTTCTTGCTGTAACACACTCCATTTTCACTGTGCACTGACAGCCGTTTTGTCACAGGAAATCTAAAGACCGGGGTTTGGGGACATCTCTTGAGGTGGAATGTGAAAAAGCAGAGTGAAGAACCGCAACTGGAAGACTGTAGAGTTGGTGCTCGATGCTCCTTGAACACTTGGGGGGTGGAGCTTTTCTGACTTTGCCGAAGCGTAAGGATAGAATGAACAGGCGCTCTTTGATGAGGTGTTCAACGGTCATCCACTGCCTGCCACGTGTGTGGATATGATTCGCTGTGactttattttatattgattttattaataattgtATTAATcttggttttaaaaaaataatataatcttgctcaaaaaaaatatatataataaaaatgaatgaACATCCTTTCTATTCTGTGAATTTTATAATCAAATAAAAAGAGTGTTATTTACGCTTTTTTGGTTAtaaatacatgatatttttaatttttatactaAATATGATCATAATACCTTTTATATTGTTAATCACTAAATATATattacaaaaaattataaaataacataggaatcttaattttaatattaaatttaagatattttgtattttagaTCAAATTTTAGTAACATTTTGGTAAATTAGATAATACACGTCTCAACCAACGCTACACGTGAATCTCACTGTCACATTTCttctaaaattaatttttaaactaTTTCGTGCTGTTCATACTTGGGATTATATTACAAGAACTTACAtgattctttaattatttaataaattatttagaaTAACAAAGTAGAATTGTCTATTGCCTTTTATAAAACGTCTCCCATTGTTCCACAAGACCTtccagaaaaaaataaaaaatactaaagaataaattaattagagaaaattatttaattaattctgaTGATAAATTGATACGTGTATAtattactatggtttttatatTTCTTAGCATGTTTCACCCTAGCTCCATTTATTATAGCTTTATTTCATGCATCAGttgtgttgggtgcaataattgtccctacttggtagagcgatcgaaccgtagtGCTTGtgttgttgtgcggtttaaaagatttgagttgcaccattaccactagttatagctattggtaaagcggtaagcactcggtcctacaattggtatcagagccaaggtcatgggttcgatttccattgattgcaaggagtgcaattattgggagggagattgttgggtgcaataattgtccctgcttggtagagcgatcgaaccgtggtgcttgtgttgttgtgcggtttaaaagatttgagttgcatcattaccactagttatagctattggtaaagcggtaagcactcggtcctacaagtTGAGTAGTGAAATGAACTTACACCGTCTTTGGATTGAATGATTTCAAATTCatagattttaaatgttttgaatatattttgatatttagacaagtaaaatcataaatttcaaatatatctTTTACGTGTTTGAACATAATTTATCTTCTAAATTCCTTTTCTTTTTGATAAGATTTTTATATGTCTAAAATAATGAGTTTCTGAAGACACGGTTTATCTtctaaattctttttttttttggtaagaTTTTGCACGAGAGTTttgtctttttaaaataatgagtttcttaaactctagatttaatttttaatgtttaaaaGAATTTGTTTTCTAACTAAATACTAGTTTTCTTATCTTGTACGAATTTATTCATGAAATTCTATTAAGATCAACACAAGTCTATATATTGAAGAATAATTGATGGATCGGGAAGAAAAACGAGATGAATAAGATACTAGAGAACAAAAAGAGAATCTTCTAAAGAGCTCGCAAAGACAAAGCATCACTCTTTCATTGTGTTGATGTGATGTGTTGGTGACACTCAAAGACAACATCCGTACAAAATGTTAATTGAAGAATTGTTTTATTGCCCCAAATTTCGACCGCCACACAGATTTGCATTCTTGTGTTTTGGTTATATTTGTTATTAACATTTTATAATGCAATTTTCTTCCTTCATGTTAAAGGAAGATAGCTTTTCATTTCTTCACTAACATTGATTTTGTAAACTCAATTCTTTTTCTAGTGATTATTTTGGTATAATGCATCATACAAGTGTTTTCAATTGTGATAATTATTTAtgtgttatttttttattgagttATTTTTTTGTGATATTATTTTGCTACATGTTGTCACGAGCAAGGACGGAGCCACCCTAAAGGCTGGGGTGGGCTCCAGCCCAGACTACAATTTTGGGCTTAATTAGAAATATAAATtggactttttttaaaaaaaaattagccttgtatttttaatttattaaaaaatattagccCAATTTGGTAGCCCATTCTTGAGGGTTTTTCAGCTTCGttggaaaaaaaatttcacGCTAGTCTCGTTTAGCCCAAGatcaaaaaaatttctagcTACGTCCCTGGTCACGAATGTTAAAATATTCAAGACACACTCTTTACCATTATGTTAAACAAAAtacttttaatatttatataatatttaatgttaTTAAGAATGTATTTAAAGTACACCtaataataatatcatttaaaattgattttactTTGTATTACTTATGTACTGtgcaaatttaaaatttaatatattattttattataaccaaaaaaacaaatataGATTTTAAATCCATCTCCTTAAGTGCACCTTAATTGCTTGGAAGTATCACATATAATGGAAGCACGTCTCGGGCCATGCATTTGTATAATCCTAGCTCTTATTTATATAGCCAAGAAGATACAGGTCTTCCATCGATCCTTTGTCACAGTCAGATTGCACATTATATTAGTACCCTTGCAAATTTTCGTGGTGTTTTTTGTGGCTAGGAAATATCGAGGAATTTTAGTGAGCTTAGATTGGCTATGAATTAGGAAATCATGCCATGAAAATGGACATTTTCCATATCAGCATATTGAAGATGGTTGTAAATGTAAATGTATATATTACATGCTTGATTAAGCCAAATAATTCATTAAATGTAGATAGTATGAGTAGAATGTGGGTTTTGCTTccattattaaacaaaataagaTCGTTTGAGAAACTTGTCTTGTCCATAAAAATTAAAACCagtactatttttttttattagataCATAATTTCTGAAAAGGATACAAATACAGTATATTTGTTATTAAATggacaacaattaaaattaattgtTTGCAAAAAATAGACTCTAGATTGCCATTAATAAGGACAAGCCAAACGAATAATAAATGTAACTGACATTTTACAACATCGTATTTTGAGTTTAAGATGTGTTTTtcttatattattaaattaaacaaaGTACGTAAGACCATTTAGGATTTTCTGAAACTTTGTCTTGTCAAAAGTTGAAAGTCGTCGCAATTTTTTTTCCCTgattagaaattttttttaaaaaaaataaattattgaagTGTGACTAGTTGCGtaattatcaaaatttattGTACGCAAAAATTGACTCTAGATTGCTATAATACATCAATTTTCATAATTTCCTCTAGGCCTTTGGAGTAGACCATAGTGTCAATAATAAACATTACAACAAATTTATCGAAAAAAAGTTGAAATCCTCGATTCATAATGTCCACGAAAGAGGTTGGAACATTTGTAGGCCAAATGAAATTAACACAAGCTAGTAATACTTGTATCGATTGTTGAATAATCATCTCGGTGTATTTTTATTTCTTGATTTTTAGTTGATAGTATCTTTGTCAGAGACCTAttctatttatatatttaaaaatgacAAGAAATTATCTTTCTAAATAATTATTCCaataaattaaacaaatataaaatactttatacaattattttaatataataattgtaaatacattttttaatatttaactattaaaaaaattgatgtaTATACTACAGATGGTACATGTCTGCGTATCGTGTACGAAAAGTATGAGTGTGCATTCGAGTATCGACCCGACCCTGAACGGATATAAAAATGGGGTAATGTGTACCCGAATATTTCGACGAACCCGGAAACGGGCCCGTGCCCACCCTGAATTATTCCTATTATAGCTTTCTAGTCCCAAAAGTTTACAAAATTTGCGAAGCACACTCAAGAAATATTTCACTGGGATATCCCAATTTACGAGTGGCGCCGCCGCAACTCCTCAAGAGCAACAGGCCGAAAAAAATATTACGAACACCAGAAGTAATTTGAGCGGCGGAGGCGCAGGAAGGAAGAGATGGGGAATCCAAAGCAGAAGTGGACCTCCGAAGAGGAGGAAGCGCTGCGAGCCGGCGTGGCGAAGCACGGCGCCGGGAAGTGGAAGAATATTCAAAGAGACCCTGAATTCAACCACCTCCTGTTTGCTCGATCTAACATCGATCTCAAGGTACACAGCATTTACTTAAATTAATGTGTGGCGCCGTATACTAGAGTGGGCATCCGAGAAGCACCATCATATAAGTTTTTATTCGAATTTGCTGTTGTAATTTGTGCTCGTATAAACACTTTTGACTAGTTTATGGGAGTTTTTTGGAACTCTTATAGCCTTTTTTTTATATGAGTTTATAGGGGTGGTTAATTAAAGTTCAAATATGTAGTTTATCGCGGATTTTTATGGTGATTCATATGAAGAAGTGAAAGAAAAAAACTGTATTTAGATTAGTAATCGTGCCCGATTTCTATGTTGAAAAAAATTCGTAGATTTGTTTCATCAACTTTACACTGATTTACATTGGTAATTATGAAACTCTTGTCATGATGAAAATGTTATCGCTAAAAGAATCAATCGCATTTGATAGTATTGCTCAGCATTCTATTATATTTTCTACGTGATTATATTAACTAAAACATCAGACGAAGCATACTATTATATTTTCTACGTGATTATATTAAACTAAAACATCAGATGAAGAAATGAGGATAATGTTCTTGGAATATCTTCTTACCACATATATCAATTTTTTGGATTGACAAATTCTCTCTCCCTCTTGTAGTCCCTAGAAATTTCTGCTGCTATTACTATTTGTAGGCTAAGATACATATGTTCCGTGCTGACATATACTCAATGAACCAAAGCATACTTTCTTGCCAGTCATATAATTGTTGGAAACCGCACTCTTTTAAACCATTTAACCAAATATGACTATCATGTTGGCTTTATTATGCAGGATAAGTGGAGGAATTTGAGTGTTGCAAATGGCCAAGGCCTAAGAGATAAATCGAAGACACCTAAAGCGAAGGCCAATTCTGACACTCCGGCTACACCAGCACCCATTGCACAGACATCTACAAACGTCACTCCATCATCACATGATGCACCACTGGATGTACCCATGGTTGATTCTGCAAAACCGTTATCTGAAGGAAATAGTGCTGCCAAGTTAGTTTTGTTAGATATTCTTATGCTAAATATTGTATTTTCGATATCATGTTGtcttttatttgtaaatatttatattattatctgTCTCCTCCCTTTTATTCAAGCATGTAACATTATTACTTTTCCTTAGGTACAATGCCATGATATATGAGGCACTGTCTACTCTCAAGGAACCAAATGGATCAGATTCAAGCACAATTGCTAATTTCATTGAGGTCTGGTTATTTTTGCAATCTCATCAGGCTTTATCGTTGGAAAGTACGAGGGATGTTTACAAAATTTGGAGAGGGGGTAGGGATGATAcaattaatttatcattattattattttgtggtGGGGGAAGGGGGCAAAAGTTGAATTTTAGAAAATACATGAAAATTGAATTTCATTGAGGAGGTATG from the Primulina eburnea isolate SZY01 chromosome 3, ASM2296580v1, whole genome shotgun sequence genome contains:
- the LOC140825864 gene encoding telomere repeat-binding factor 4-like, with amino-acid sequence MGNPKQKWTSEEEEALRAGVAKHGAGKWKNIQRDPEFNHLLFARSNIDLKDKWRNLSVANGQGLRDKSKTPKAKANSDTPATPAPIAQTSTNVTPSSHDAPLDVPMVDSAKPLSEGNSAAKYNAMIYEALSTLKEPNGSDSSTIANFIEQRQEVPQNFKRILSSRLRRLVLQDKLEKVQNCYRIKRDVLPDMKTPTVGLKDSHPRQIQSVGLLGDTVEEVARSTAFRIAEAENKSFVAAEAVKEAERVAMMAEEMEALLQFATDCFDQCLHGEVLLTA